In the genome of Chrysemys picta bellii isolate R12L10 chromosome 17, ASM1138683v2, whole genome shotgun sequence, one region contains:
- the LOC101950726 gene encoding putative testis-specific Y-encoded-like protein 3 isoform X2: protein MSGDGGIPRTPPPSPAAKRRRPGPLLKETEAAQALTQLTAWGGLETAGRQGAPAAQGDLETAVSGLAPPAGEGGLETALPPRGSLDTAGSGQGSLEAVANGKGSPKTAGGRKGDQETSEGELSPQGAARVKRSLETDSAAEKGVLETAATTTGRLDTDTPEGKGVLETTATKMGRLETDAAEGKGVLEAAAAKMGRLDTAAAEGKGGLETADGREGRRKRRAEEECSIISVGEEEEEEEEGAAAARPAPDTEQYLEALEAVQLELAAVNEQAGCAFRILKAKFGHMRRPHLERRNLIIQNIPGFWVTAFLNHPQLSAMINDRDEDTLSYMTNLQVEEFTHAKSGCKIKFYFSGNPYFQNEVIVKEFQPASSGRLVSHSTPIRWWRGQDPRAHGRKSPEMGRSFFSWFGDHSFPAGDRIAEIIKEDLWPNPLQYYLMGENGGAGDDSGTEHGDDCVVIVDDEGEEDEVQEIMDEEEDGEEARRRN, encoded by the exons ATGAGCGGGGACGGGGGGATCCCCCGGACCCCACCACCCTCCCCGGCCGCCAAGCGCCGCCGCCCGGGCCCGCTGCTGAAGGAGACCGAGGCCGCCCAGGCGCTGACCCAGCTGACGGCCTGGGGGGGCCTGGAAACCGCCGGGCGGCAGGGGGCGCCCGCGGCCCAGGGGGACCTGGAAACTGCCGTCAGCGggctggcgccccctgctggggaggggggcctgGAAACTGCCCTCCCCCCGCGGGGCAGCCTAGACACCGCCGGTAGCGGGCAGGGGAGCCTCGAGGCTGTCGCCAACGGGAAGGGGAGCCCCAAGACCGCCGGCGGCAGGAAGGGGGACCAAGAAACTTCTGAGGGGGAGCTGAGCCCCCAAGGTGCAGCCAGGGTGAAGAGGAGCCTTGAAACCGATTCTGCTGCGGAGAAGGGGGTCCTGGAAACCGCTGCCACAACGACGGGGAGGCTCGACACCGAcacccctgaggggaagggggtcCTGGAAACAACAGCTACAAAGATGGGGAGGCTCGAGACTGATGCCGCGGAGGGGAAGGGGGTCCTGGAAGCCGCCGCTGCCAAGATGGGGAGGCTCGACACCGCCGCCGCTGAGGGGAAGGGAGGCCTGGAAACCGCCGACGGCCGGGAGGGGCGGAGGAAGAGGAGGGCGGAGGAGGAGTGCTCCATCATctcggtgggggaggaggaagaggaggaggaggagggggccgCGGCGGCCCGGCCGGCCCCGGACACGGAGCAGTACCTGGAGGCGCTGGAGGCGGTGCAGCTGGAGCTGGCGGCGGTGAACGAGCAGGCCGGCTGCGCCTTCCGCATCCTCAAGGCCAAGTTCGGCCACATGCGCCGGCCCCACCTCGAGCGCCGCAACCTCATCATCCAGAACATCCCCGGCTTCTGGGTCACCGCC TTCCTCAATCACCCCCAGTTGTCGGCCATGATCAACGACCGCGACGAGGACACCCTGAGCTACATGACCAACCTGCAG GTGGAGGAGTTCACTCACGCCAAGTCGGGGTGTAAGATTAAGTTCTACTTCAGCGGGAACCCCTACTTCCAGAATGAGGTGATCGTCAAGGAGTTCCAGCCCGCCTCCTCAG gcCGGCTggtgtcacactccacccccatccGCTGgtggcggggccaggacccccggGCCCACGGCCGCAAGAGCCCCGAGATGGGGCGCAGCTTCTTCAGCTGGTTTGGGGACCACAGCTTCCCTGCCGGCGACCGGATCGCTGAG ATCATCAAGGAGGACCTCTGGCCCAATCCCCTGCAGTACTACCTGATGGGTGAGAACGGGGGCGCCGGGGACGACAG CGGGACCGAGCACGGGGACGACTGTGTGGTGATCGTGGATGACGAGGGGGAGGAGGACGAAGTGCAGGAAATCATGGACGAGGAAGAGGACGGCGAGGAAG CGCGGCGGAGGAACTGA
- the LOC101950726 gene encoding putative testis-specific Y-encoded-like protein 3 isoform X1 — MSGDGGIPRTPPPSPAAKRRRPGPLLKETEAAQALTQLTAWGGLETAGRQGAPAAQGDLETAVSGLAPPAGEGGLETALPPRGSLDTAGSGQGSLEAVANGKGSPKTAGGRKGDQETSEGELSPQGAARVKRSLETDSAAEKGVLETAATTTGRLDTDTPEGKGVLETTATKMGRLETDAAEGKGVLEAAAAKMGRLDTAAAEGKGGLETADGREGRRKRRAEEECSIISVGEEEEEEEEGAAAARPAPDTEQYLEALEAVQLELAAVNEQAGCAFRILKAKFGHMRRPHLERRNLIIQNIPGFWVTAFLNHPQLSAMINDRDEDTLSYMTNLQVEEFTHAKSGCKIKFYFSGNPYFQNEVIVKEFQPASSGRLVSHSTPIRWWRGQDPRAHGRKSPEMGRSFFSWFGDHSFPAGDRIAEIIKEDLWPNPLQYYLMGENGGAGDDSGTEHGDDCVVIVDDEGEEDEVQEIMDEEEDGEEGSAAEELMAAASGRGSEPEEDG, encoded by the exons ATGAGCGGGGACGGGGGGATCCCCCGGACCCCACCACCCTCCCCGGCCGCCAAGCGCCGCCGCCCGGGCCCGCTGCTGAAGGAGACCGAGGCCGCCCAGGCGCTGACCCAGCTGACGGCCTGGGGGGGCCTGGAAACCGCCGGGCGGCAGGGGGCGCCCGCGGCCCAGGGGGACCTGGAAACTGCCGTCAGCGggctggcgccccctgctggggaggggggcctgGAAACTGCCCTCCCCCCGCGGGGCAGCCTAGACACCGCCGGTAGCGGGCAGGGGAGCCTCGAGGCTGTCGCCAACGGGAAGGGGAGCCCCAAGACCGCCGGCGGCAGGAAGGGGGACCAAGAAACTTCTGAGGGGGAGCTGAGCCCCCAAGGTGCAGCCAGGGTGAAGAGGAGCCTTGAAACCGATTCTGCTGCGGAGAAGGGGGTCCTGGAAACCGCTGCCACAACGACGGGGAGGCTCGACACCGAcacccctgaggggaagggggtcCTGGAAACAACAGCTACAAAGATGGGGAGGCTCGAGACTGATGCCGCGGAGGGGAAGGGGGTCCTGGAAGCCGCCGCTGCCAAGATGGGGAGGCTCGACACCGCCGCCGCTGAGGGGAAGGGAGGCCTGGAAACCGCCGACGGCCGGGAGGGGCGGAGGAAGAGGAGGGCGGAGGAGGAGTGCTCCATCATctcggtgggggaggaggaagaggaggaggaggagggggccgCGGCGGCCCGGCCGGCCCCGGACACGGAGCAGTACCTGGAGGCGCTGGAGGCGGTGCAGCTGGAGCTGGCGGCGGTGAACGAGCAGGCCGGCTGCGCCTTCCGCATCCTCAAGGCCAAGTTCGGCCACATGCGCCGGCCCCACCTCGAGCGCCGCAACCTCATCATCCAGAACATCCCCGGCTTCTGGGTCACCGCC TTCCTCAATCACCCCCAGTTGTCGGCCATGATCAACGACCGCGACGAGGACACCCTGAGCTACATGACCAACCTGCAG GTGGAGGAGTTCACTCACGCCAAGTCGGGGTGTAAGATTAAGTTCTACTTCAGCGGGAACCCCTACTTCCAGAATGAGGTGATCGTCAAGGAGTTCCAGCCCGCCTCCTCAG gcCGGCTggtgtcacactccacccccatccGCTGgtggcggggccaggacccccggGCCCACGGCCGCAAGAGCCCCGAGATGGGGCGCAGCTTCTTCAGCTGGTTTGGGGACCACAGCTTCCCTGCCGGCGACCGGATCGCTGAG ATCATCAAGGAGGACCTCTGGCCCAATCCCCTGCAGTACTACCTGATGGGTGAGAACGGGGGCGCCGGGGACGACAG CGGGACCGAGCACGGGGACGACTGTGTGGTGATCGTGGATGACGAGGGGGAGGAGGACGAAGTGCAGGAAATCATGGACGAGGAAGAGGACGGCGAGGAAG gCAGCGCGGCGGAGGAACTGATGGCGGCGGCGTCCGGCCGTGGCTCAGAGCCGGAGGAAGACGGatga